One genomic region from Salvelinus fontinalis isolate EN_2023a chromosome 18, ASM2944872v1, whole genome shotgun sequence encodes:
- the LOC129815062 gene encoding MYND-type zinc finger-containing chromatin reader ZMYND8-like isoform X3: protein MIVTKYILWRKPCLVEAYVAEEEVKTESDAVEGMEISTRSKVSVPGSVERAAQKRKVPSPSHSSNGHSPAETSSSPVKKKKKPGAVSSSKDQSELRHGPFYYVKQPALTTDPVDVVPQDGRNDFYCWLCHREGQVLCCELCPRVYHAKCLKLPAEPEGDWFCPECEKITVAECIETQSKAMTMLTLDQLSYLLKFALQKMKQPGTEPFQKPVSLEQHPDYAEYIFHAMDLCTLEKNTKKKMYGCTEAFLADVKWILHNCIIYNGGNHKLTATAKVIVKICEHEMNEIEVCPECYLSACQKRDNWFCEPCSDPHPLVWAKLKGFPFWPAKALRDKDGQVDARFFGQHDRAWVPLNNCYLMSKEIPFSVKKTKSIFNSAMQEMEVYVENMRKKFGVFTYAPFRTPYTPDNQYQMLLDPANPSSGSVRPEKHEKIKFNFDMTASPKMPLSRSVLTGGGGGMGGVGGSAGRRISLTDMPRSPMSTNSSGHTGSDGEQETPDKVQARAPASHYSAGEESMDCTASPASTRPDLVSGAKDSPKPFHSQGPALPLVPKQEKATPTGSILNLNLDRSKAEMDLKELSETVQQQQQQQQQGVPPVLTSPKRQIRSRFQLNLDRTIKSCKAQLGIDEISEDVYKGVEHSDSEDSDKSDSSDSEYASDEEQKPKVGQHTEANDKGEKDPSKRGSKDPLPPIQNKEGKTEGPGPATATATMGDAGVPSTLSESLSKEKQGVESDKEPPEKAKAVPASPAPREKPQVKQEARQTSLVDDSDSERELVIDLGEDQGGRDRKRTRKDAHATKDPPTNKTDGKAPTPSSGLTPSQNNTAPSLTPSVKDSSQSPLAIPLNMVPFTTAAPTTIGPTTLASATSTASITASSATTAVKKQRPLLPRETVPVVQRAVVWNPTNKFQTSSQKWHMQKVQRQQQNPQPDTPQLQTASPGQPQTQKLPQTPASATSSSSLSPEQTSQSTRYQTRQSVKAVQQKDPPLSTSTSAVTLVTSIPASVAMMAAPGVGSGPSTSMAGDFQIPTASADVAADIAKYTNKIVDAIKGTMTELYTELSKSTSGNTIAEIRRLRIEIEKLQWLHQQELSEMKHNLELTMAEMRQSLEQERERLMAEVKKQTEVEKQQVVDETKKKQWCANCRKEAIFYCCWNTSYCDYPCQQAHWPEHMKSCTQSATASQQEPESGSTADGPNKASGQSNSGQTSPRETTASAPTDKDSNMEKSKDNVTVSLS from the exons ATGATTGTTACCAAGTACATACTGTGGAGGAAGCCATGTCTGGTGGAAGCATA TGTGGCTGAGGAGGAGGTGAAGACTGAGTCGGATGCAGTAGAGGGGATGGAGATCTCTACACGATCCAAAG TTTCAGTCCCTGGGTCAGTGGAGCGAGCAGCGCAGAAACGAAAGGTGCCCAGCCCCTCTCACTCATCCAACGGTCACTCCCCTGCTGAGACCTCCTCCAGCCCggtcaaaaagaagaagaaaccagGAGCAGTCAGCAGCAGTAAAGACCAG TCAGAACTAAGACATGGTCCCTTTTACTATGTGAAGCAGCCAGCACTCACCACAGACCCTGTTGATGTTGTACCGCAGGACGGCAGGAATGACTTTTACTGCTGGCTGTGCCACCGCGAGGGCCAGGTGCTCTGCTGTGAGCTCTGCCCGAGGGTGTACCACGCCAAGTGCCTCAAACTGCCCGCAGAGCCCGAGGGTGACTGGTTCTGCCCTGAGTGTGAG AAAATAACAGTTGCTGAGTGCATAGAGACTCAGAGTAAAGCAATGACGATGCTAACACTAGACCAGCTGTCTTACCTGCTAAAGTTTGCACTCCAGAAGATGAAACAGCCAGGT ACGGAACCCTTCCAGAAGCCAGTATCTCTTGAACAGCATCCGGACTACGCAGAGTATATTTTTCACGCCATGGACCTCTGTACATTAGAGAAG aataCAAAGAAGAAAATGTATGGCTGTACCGAAGCTTTCTTGGCAGATGTGAAATGGATTTTACACAACTGCATAATTTATAATGGAG GAAATCATAAGCTTACTGCCACAGCTAAAGTCATCGTGAAAATCTGTGAACATGAG ATGAATGAGATTGAAGTCTGTCCGGAATGCTATCTGTCAGCCTGCCAAAAGAGAGACAACTGGTTCTGTGAGCCATGT AGTGATCCTCACCCTCTGGTGTGGGCCAAGCTGAAGGGGTTTCCATTCTGGCCTGCCAAAGCATTGCGGGACAAAGATGGGCAGGTGGATGCTCGCTTCTTTGGGCAACACGACAG GGCGTGGGTCCCCTTAAACAACTGCTACCTCATGTCCAAGGAGATTCCCTTCTCTGTGAAGAAGACTAAGAGCATCTTCAACAGCGCCATGCAGGAAATGGAGGTCTACGTGGAGAACATGAGGAAGAAGTTTGGAGTGTTCACCTACGCCCCCTTCAGGACGCCCTATACCCCTGACAACCagtaccagatgctgctggaccCCGCCAACCCCTCATCCGGCTCGGTCCGGCCGGAGAAGCATGAAAAGATCAAGTTCAACTTCGACATGACTGCATCTCCCAAGATGCCCTTGTCCAGGAGCGTGCTGACAGGAGGGGGCGGGGGCATGGGCGGTGTTGGAGGGAGTGCAGGCCGGAGGATCTCCCTGACAGATATGCCCCGCTCGCCCATGAGCACTAACTCCTCTGGTCACACAGGCTCTGATGGAGAGCAGGAGACACCAGACAAGGTCCAGGCTAGAGCCCCAGCTAGCCACTACAGTGCTGGGGAGGAGTCTATGGACTGCACAG CATCACCGGCTTCCACTCGACCTGATCTTGTCTCTGGTGCCAAGGACAGCCCTAAACCATTCCACTCCCAGGGCCCTGCCCTGCCTCTCGTTCCCAAGCAGGAGAAAGCAACACCCACAGGGAGCATCCTTAATCTCAACCTGG ACCGAAGCAAAGCCGAGATGGACTTAAAGGAGTTGAGTGAGActgtgcagcagcagcagcagcagcaacagcaggggGTGCCACCAGTCCTCACCTCACCCAAAAGACAGATCAGGAGCCGATTCCAGCTCAACCTGGACAGAACCATCAAGAGCTGCAAGGCCCAGCTGG GTATAGATGAGATCTCTGAGGACGTGTATAAGGGAGTGGAACACAGCGACTCCGAGGACTCTGATAAATCCGATTCGAGTGACAGTGAGTACGCCAGCGATGAGGAACAGAAACCTAAAGTGGGCCAGCACACTGAGGCCAATGACAAGGGCGAGAAGGACCCTTCCAAGAGGGGGTCCAAAGACCCCCTGCCCCCCATCCAAAACAAGGAGGGCAAAACAGAGGGGCCGGGGCCAGCAACTGCAACGGCAACCATGGGAGATGCAGGGGTACCATCTACCCTCTCTGAATCCTTGTCGAAAGAGAAGCAGGGTGTAGAGTCAGACAAAGAGCCCCCAGAGAAAGCCAAAGCAGTCCCTGCGTCCCCAGCCCCCAGAGAGAAGCCCCAGGTGAAGCAGGAGGCCAGGCAGACCTCTCTGGtggatgactctgactctgagaGGGAGCTGGTGATTGACCTGGGGGAGGACCAGGGGGGCAGAGACCGGAAGAGGACTAGGAAAGATGCACACGCCACCAAAGATCCACCAACCAATAAGACAGACG GTAAAGCCCCCACCCCATCAAGTGGCCTTACTCCATCTCAAAACAACACAGCCCCTTCCTTAACCCCCAGTGTGAAAGATTCATCACAGTCTCCACTAGCCATCCCTCTAAACATGGTGCCCTTCACTACTGCTGCTCCCACCACCATTGGCCCCACCACCCTGGCCAGTGCCACATCAACAGCCTCCATCACAGCCTCCTCCGCCACCACAGCAGTGAAGAAACAGCGCCCTCTGCTGCCCAGGGAGACTGTCCCGGTGGTGCAGCGGGCAGTGGTGTGGAACCCCACCAACAAGTTCCAGACTTCCTCCCAGAAGTGGCACATGCAGAAGGTGCAGCGGCAGCAGCAGAATCCGCAGCCAGATACGCCTCAGCTGCAGACAGCATCACCTGGCCAGCCACAGACACAAAAATTGCCCCAAACGCCGGCATCTGCAACATCTTCATCCTCATTATCGCCAGAGCAAACTTCCCAAAGCACGCGGTACCAGACCAGGCAATCTGTCAAAG CTGTCCAGCAGAAAGACCCCCCACTCAGTACGTCCACGTCGGCTGTTACCCTGGTAACCAGTATCCCAGCCTCTGTGGCCATGATGGCAGCTCCCGGAGTAGGCAGTGGCCCCTCCACCTCCATGGCAGGGGACTTCCAGATCCCTACCGCATCAGCAGACGTAGCAGCTGACATCGCCAAGTACACTAATAAA ATAGTGGATGCAATCAAAGGGACGATGACTGAGCTGTACACCGAGCTTTCCAAAAGCACTTCAGGGAACACAATAGCAGAG ATAAGACGATTGAGAATTGAAATAGAAAAACTGCAGTGGCTTCATCAACAGGAGCTTTCAGAAATGAAGCACAATCTAG AGTTAACCATGGCTGAGATGAGGCAGAGTCTGGAGCAGGAGAGGGAGCGTCTGATGGCGGAGGTAAAGAAGCAGACAGAAGTGGAGAAACAGCAGGTGGTGGATGAGACCAAAAAGAAACAGTGGTGTGCCAACTGCAGGAAGGAGGCCATCTTCTACTGCTGCTGGAACACCAGCTACTGTGACTACCCCTGCCAGCAAGCCCACTGGCCAGAACACATGAAATCCTGCACACaatcag CGACAGCCTCACAGCAAGAGCCTGAGTCAGGGTCCACGGCAGACGGCCCAAACAAAGCCTCAGGACAGTCCAACAGTGGTCAAACTTCTCCCAGAGAAACGACAGCATCTGCCCCCACAGATAAAGACTCTAACATGGAGAAAAGCAAGGACAATGTCACTGTCAGTCTGTCCTAA
- the LOC129815062 gene encoding MYND-type zinc finger-containing chromatin reader ZMYND8-like isoform X6 produces the protein MIVTKYILWRKPCLVEAYVAEEEVKTESDAVEGMEISTRSKVSVPGSVERAAQKRKVPSPSHSSNGHSPAETSSSPVKKKKKPGAVSSSKDQDGRNDFYCWLCHREGQVLCCELCPRVYHAKCLKLPAEPEGDWFCPECEKITVAECIETQSKAMTMLTLDQLSYLLKFALQKMKQPGTEPFQKPVSLEQHPDYAEYIFHAMDLCTLEKNTKKKMYGCTEAFLADVKWILHNCIIYNGGNHKLTATAKVIVKICEHEMNEIEVCPECYLSACQKRDNWFCEPCSDPHPLVWAKLKGFPFWPAKALRDKDGQVDARFFGQHDRAWVPLNNCYLMSKEIPFSVKKTKSIFNSAMQEMEVYVENMRKKFGVFTYAPFRTPYTPDNQYQMLLDPANPSSGSVRPEKHEKIKFNFDMTASPKMPLSRSVLTGGGGGMGGVGGSAGRRISLTDMPRSPMSTNSSGHTGSDGEQETPDKVQARAPASHYSAGEESMDCTASPASTRPDLVSGAKDSPKPFHSQGPALPLVPKQEKATPTGSILNLNLDRSKAEMDLKELSETVQQQQQQQQQGVPPVLTSPKRQIRSRFQLNLDRTIKSCKAQLGIDEISEDVYKGVEHSDSEDSDKSDSSDSEYASDEEQKPKVGQHTEANDKGEKDPSKRGSKDPLPPIQNKEGKTEGPGPATATATMGDAGVPSTLSESLSKEKQGVESDKEPPEKAKAVPASPAPREKPQVKQEARQTSLVDDSDSERELVIDLGEDQGGRDRKRTRKDAHATKDPPTNKTDGKAPTPSSGLTPSQNNTAPSLTPSVKDSSQSPLAIPLNMVPFTTAAPTTIGPTTLASATSTASITASSATTAVKKQRPLLPRETVPVVQRAVVWNPTNKFQTSSQKWHMQKVQRQQQNPQPDTPQLQTASPGQPQTQKLPQTPASATSSSSLSPEQTSQSTRYQTRQSVKAVQQKDPPLSTSTSAVTLVTSIPASVAMMAAPGVGSGPSTSMAGDFQIPTASADVAADIAKYTNKIVDAIKGTMTELYTELSKSTSGNTIAEIRRLRIEIEKLQWLHQQELSEMKHNLELTMAEMRQSLEQERERLMAEVKKQTEVEKQQVVDETKKKQWCANCRKEAIFYCCWNTSYCDYPCQQAHWPEHMKSCTQSATASQQEPESGSTADGPNKASGQSNSGQTSPRETTASAPTDKDSNMEKSKDNVTVSLS, from the exons ATGATTGTTACCAAGTACATACTGTGGAGGAAGCCATGTCTGGTGGAAGCATA TGTGGCTGAGGAGGAGGTGAAGACTGAGTCGGATGCAGTAGAGGGGATGGAGATCTCTACACGATCCAAAG TTTCAGTCCCTGGGTCAGTGGAGCGAGCAGCGCAGAAACGAAAGGTGCCCAGCCCCTCTCACTCATCCAACGGTCACTCCCCTGCTGAGACCTCCTCCAGCCCggtcaaaaagaagaagaaaccagGAGCAGTCAGCAGCAGTAAAGACCAG GACGGCAGGAATGACTTTTACTGCTGGCTGTGCCACCGCGAGGGCCAGGTGCTCTGCTGTGAGCTCTGCCCGAGGGTGTACCACGCCAAGTGCCTCAAACTGCCCGCAGAGCCCGAGGGTGACTGGTTCTGCCCTGAGTGTGAG AAAATAACAGTTGCTGAGTGCATAGAGACTCAGAGTAAAGCAATGACGATGCTAACACTAGACCAGCTGTCTTACCTGCTAAAGTTTGCACTCCAGAAGATGAAACAGCCAGGT ACGGAACCCTTCCAGAAGCCAGTATCTCTTGAACAGCATCCGGACTACGCAGAGTATATTTTTCACGCCATGGACCTCTGTACATTAGAGAAG aataCAAAGAAGAAAATGTATGGCTGTACCGAAGCTTTCTTGGCAGATGTGAAATGGATTTTACACAACTGCATAATTTATAATGGAG GAAATCATAAGCTTACTGCCACAGCTAAAGTCATCGTGAAAATCTGTGAACATGAG ATGAATGAGATTGAAGTCTGTCCGGAATGCTATCTGTCAGCCTGCCAAAAGAGAGACAACTGGTTCTGTGAGCCATGT AGTGATCCTCACCCTCTGGTGTGGGCCAAGCTGAAGGGGTTTCCATTCTGGCCTGCCAAAGCATTGCGGGACAAAGATGGGCAGGTGGATGCTCGCTTCTTTGGGCAACACGACAG GGCGTGGGTCCCCTTAAACAACTGCTACCTCATGTCCAAGGAGATTCCCTTCTCTGTGAAGAAGACTAAGAGCATCTTCAACAGCGCCATGCAGGAAATGGAGGTCTACGTGGAGAACATGAGGAAGAAGTTTGGAGTGTTCACCTACGCCCCCTTCAGGACGCCCTATACCCCTGACAACCagtaccagatgctgctggaccCCGCCAACCCCTCATCCGGCTCGGTCCGGCCGGAGAAGCATGAAAAGATCAAGTTCAACTTCGACATGACTGCATCTCCCAAGATGCCCTTGTCCAGGAGCGTGCTGACAGGAGGGGGCGGGGGCATGGGCGGTGTTGGAGGGAGTGCAGGCCGGAGGATCTCCCTGACAGATATGCCCCGCTCGCCCATGAGCACTAACTCCTCTGGTCACACAGGCTCTGATGGAGAGCAGGAGACACCAGACAAGGTCCAGGCTAGAGCCCCAGCTAGCCACTACAGTGCTGGGGAGGAGTCTATGGACTGCACAG CATCACCGGCTTCCACTCGACCTGATCTTGTCTCTGGTGCCAAGGACAGCCCTAAACCATTCCACTCCCAGGGCCCTGCCCTGCCTCTCGTTCCCAAGCAGGAGAAAGCAACACCCACAGGGAGCATCCTTAATCTCAACCTGG ACCGAAGCAAAGCCGAGATGGACTTAAAGGAGTTGAGTGAGActgtgcagcagcagcagcagcagcaacagcaggggGTGCCACCAGTCCTCACCTCACCCAAAAGACAGATCAGGAGCCGATTCCAGCTCAACCTGGACAGAACCATCAAGAGCTGCAAGGCCCAGCTGG GTATAGATGAGATCTCTGAGGACGTGTATAAGGGAGTGGAACACAGCGACTCCGAGGACTCTGATAAATCCGATTCGAGTGACAGTGAGTACGCCAGCGATGAGGAACAGAAACCTAAAGTGGGCCAGCACACTGAGGCCAATGACAAGGGCGAGAAGGACCCTTCCAAGAGGGGGTCCAAAGACCCCCTGCCCCCCATCCAAAACAAGGAGGGCAAAACAGAGGGGCCGGGGCCAGCAACTGCAACGGCAACCATGGGAGATGCAGGGGTACCATCTACCCTCTCTGAATCCTTGTCGAAAGAGAAGCAGGGTGTAGAGTCAGACAAAGAGCCCCCAGAGAAAGCCAAAGCAGTCCCTGCGTCCCCAGCCCCCAGAGAGAAGCCCCAGGTGAAGCAGGAGGCCAGGCAGACCTCTCTGGtggatgactctgactctgagaGGGAGCTGGTGATTGACCTGGGGGAGGACCAGGGGGGCAGAGACCGGAAGAGGACTAGGAAAGATGCACACGCCACCAAAGATCCACCAACCAATAAGACAGACG GTAAAGCCCCCACCCCATCAAGTGGCCTTACTCCATCTCAAAACAACACAGCCCCTTCCTTAACCCCCAGTGTGAAAGATTCATCACAGTCTCCACTAGCCATCCCTCTAAACATGGTGCCCTTCACTACTGCTGCTCCCACCACCATTGGCCCCACCACCCTGGCCAGTGCCACATCAACAGCCTCCATCACAGCCTCCTCCGCCACCACAGCAGTGAAGAAACAGCGCCCTCTGCTGCCCAGGGAGACTGTCCCGGTGGTGCAGCGGGCAGTGGTGTGGAACCCCACCAACAAGTTCCAGACTTCCTCCCAGAAGTGGCACATGCAGAAGGTGCAGCGGCAGCAGCAGAATCCGCAGCCAGATACGCCTCAGCTGCAGACAGCATCACCTGGCCAGCCACAGACACAAAAATTGCCCCAAACGCCGGCATCTGCAACATCTTCATCCTCATTATCGCCAGAGCAAACTTCCCAAAGCACGCGGTACCAGACCAGGCAATCTGTCAAAG CTGTCCAGCAGAAAGACCCCCCACTCAGTACGTCCACGTCGGCTGTTACCCTGGTAACCAGTATCCCAGCCTCTGTGGCCATGATGGCAGCTCCCGGAGTAGGCAGTGGCCCCTCCACCTCCATGGCAGGGGACTTCCAGATCCCTACCGCATCAGCAGACGTAGCAGCTGACATCGCCAAGTACACTAATAAA ATAGTGGATGCAATCAAAGGGACGATGACTGAGCTGTACACCGAGCTTTCCAAAAGCACTTCAGGGAACACAATAGCAGAG ATAAGACGATTGAGAATTGAAATAGAAAAACTGCAGTGGCTTCATCAACAGGAGCTTTCAGAAATGAAGCACAATCTAG AGTTAACCATGGCTGAGATGAGGCAGAGTCTGGAGCAGGAGAGGGAGCGTCTGATGGCGGAGGTAAAGAAGCAGACAGAAGTGGAGAAACAGCAGGTGGTGGATGAGACCAAAAAGAAACAGTGGTGTGCCAACTGCAGGAAGGAGGCCATCTTCTACTGCTGCTGGAACACCAGCTACTGTGACTACCCCTGCCAGCAAGCCCACTGGCCAGAACACATGAAATCCTGCACACaatcag CGACAGCCTCACAGCAAGAGCCTGAGTCAGGGTCCACGGCAGACGGCCCAAACAAAGCCTCAGGACAGTCCAACAGTGGTCAAACTTCTCCCAGAGAAACGACAGCATCTGCCCCCACAGATAAAGACTCTAACATGGAGAAAAGCAAGGACAATGTCACTGTCAGTCTGTCCTAA
- the LOC129815062 gene encoding MYND-type zinc finger-containing chromatin reader ZMYND8-like isoform X4 has translation MIVTKYILWRKPCLVEAYVAEEEVKTESDAVEGMEISTRSKVSVPGSVERAAQKRKVPSPSHSSNGHSPAETSSSPVKKKKKPGAVSSSKDQDGRNDFYCWLCHREGQVLCCELCPRVYHAKCLKLPAEPEGDWFCPECEKITVAECIETQSKAMTMLTLDQLSYLLKFALQKMKQPGDQPRSSSHSPHAAATQRKAFNWTEPFQKPVSLEQHPDYAEYIFHAMDLCTLEKNTKKKMYGCTEAFLADVKWILHNCIIYNGGNHKLTATAKVIVKICEHEMNEIEVCPECYLSACQKRDNWFCEPCSDPHPLVWAKLKGFPFWPAKALRDKDGQVDARFFGQHDRAWVPLNNCYLMSKEIPFSVKKTKSIFNSAMQEMEVYVENMRKKFGVFTYAPFRTPYTPDNQYQMLLDPANPSSGSVRPEKHEKIKFNFDMTASPKMPLSRSVLTGGGGGMGGVGGSAGRRISLTDMPRSPMSTNSSGHTGSDGEQETPDKVQARAPASHYSAGEESMDCTASPASTRPDLVSGAKDSPKPFHSQGPALPLVPKQEKATPTGSILNLNLDRSKAEMDLKELSETVQQQQQQQQQGVPPVLTSPKRQIRSRFQLNLDRTIKSCKAQLGIDEISEDVYKGVEHSDSEDSDKSDSSDSEYASDEEQKPKVGQHTEANDKGEKDPSKRGSKDPLPPIQNKEGKTEGPGPATATATMGDAGVPSTLSESLSKEKQGVESDKEPPEKAKAVPASPAPREKPQVKQEARQTSLVDDSDSERELVIDLGEDQGGRDRKRTRKDAHATKDPPTNKTDGKAPTPSSGLTPSQNNTAPSLTPSVKDSSQSPLAIPLNMVPFTTAAPTTIGPTTLASATSTASITASSATTAVKKQRPLLPRETVPVVQRAVVWNPTNKFQTSSQKWHMQKVQRQQQNPQPDTPQLQTASPGQPQTQKLPQTPASATSSSSLSPEQTSQSTRYQTRQSVKAVQQKDPPLSTSTSAVTLVTSIPASVAMMAAPGVGSGPSTSMAGDFQIPTASADVAADIAKYTNKIVDAIKGTMTELYTELSKSTSGNTIAEIRRLRIEIEKLQWLHQQELSEMKHNLELTMAEMRQSLEQERERLMAEVKKQTEVEKQQVVDETKKKQWCANCRKEAIFYCCWNTSYCDYPCQQAHWPEHMKSCTQSATASQQEPESGSTADGPNKASGQSNSGQTSPRETTASAPTDKDSNMEKSKDNVTVSLS, from the exons ATGATTGTTACCAAGTACATACTGTGGAGGAAGCCATGTCTGGTGGAAGCATA TGTGGCTGAGGAGGAGGTGAAGACTGAGTCGGATGCAGTAGAGGGGATGGAGATCTCTACACGATCCAAAG TTTCAGTCCCTGGGTCAGTGGAGCGAGCAGCGCAGAAACGAAAGGTGCCCAGCCCCTCTCACTCATCCAACGGTCACTCCCCTGCTGAGACCTCCTCCAGCCCggtcaaaaagaagaagaaaccagGAGCAGTCAGCAGCAGTAAAGACCAG GACGGCAGGAATGACTTTTACTGCTGGCTGTGCCACCGCGAGGGCCAGGTGCTCTGCTGTGAGCTCTGCCCGAGGGTGTACCACGCCAAGTGCCTCAAACTGCCCGCAGAGCCCGAGGGTGACTGGTTCTGCCCTGAGTGTGAG AAAATAACAGTTGCTGAGTGCATAGAGACTCAGAGTAAAGCAATGACGATGCTAACACTAGACCAGCTGTCTTACCTGCTAAAGTTTGCACTCCAGAAGATGAAACAGCCAGGT GACCAACCACGCTCGTCATCTCACTCCCCCCATGCAGCCGCCACGCAGAGAAAGGCTTTTAATTGG ACGGAACCCTTCCAGAAGCCAGTATCTCTTGAACAGCATCCGGACTACGCAGAGTATATTTTTCACGCCATGGACCTCTGTACATTAGAGAAG aataCAAAGAAGAAAATGTATGGCTGTACCGAAGCTTTCTTGGCAGATGTGAAATGGATTTTACACAACTGCATAATTTATAATGGAG GAAATCATAAGCTTACTGCCACAGCTAAAGTCATCGTGAAAATCTGTGAACATGAG ATGAATGAGATTGAAGTCTGTCCGGAATGCTATCTGTCAGCCTGCCAAAAGAGAGACAACTGGTTCTGTGAGCCATGT AGTGATCCTCACCCTCTGGTGTGGGCCAAGCTGAAGGGGTTTCCATTCTGGCCTGCCAAAGCATTGCGGGACAAAGATGGGCAGGTGGATGCTCGCTTCTTTGGGCAACACGACAG GGCGTGGGTCCCCTTAAACAACTGCTACCTCATGTCCAAGGAGATTCCCTTCTCTGTGAAGAAGACTAAGAGCATCTTCAACAGCGCCATGCAGGAAATGGAGGTCTACGTGGAGAACATGAGGAAGAAGTTTGGAGTGTTCACCTACGCCCCCTTCAGGACGCCCTATACCCCTGACAACCagtaccagatgctgctggaccCCGCCAACCCCTCATCCGGCTCGGTCCGGCCGGAGAAGCATGAAAAGATCAAGTTCAACTTCGACATGACTGCATCTCCCAAGATGCCCTTGTCCAGGAGCGTGCTGACAGGAGGGGGCGGGGGCATGGGCGGTGTTGGAGGGAGTGCAGGCCGGAGGATCTCCCTGACAGATATGCCCCGCTCGCCCATGAGCACTAACTCCTCTGGTCACACAGGCTCTGATGGAGAGCAGGAGACACCAGACAAGGTCCAGGCTAGAGCCCCAGCTAGCCACTACAGTGCTGGGGAGGAGTCTATGGACTGCACAG CATCACCGGCTTCCACTCGACCTGATCTTGTCTCTGGTGCCAAGGACAGCCCTAAACCATTCCACTCCCAGGGCCCTGCCCTGCCTCTCGTTCCCAAGCAGGAGAAAGCAACACCCACAGGGAGCATCCTTAATCTCAACCTGG ACCGAAGCAAAGCCGAGATGGACTTAAAGGAGTTGAGTGAGActgtgcagcagcagcagcagcagcaacagcaggggGTGCCACCAGTCCTCACCTCACCCAAAAGACAGATCAGGAGCCGATTCCAGCTCAACCTGGACAGAACCATCAAGAGCTGCAAGGCCCAGCTGG GTATAGATGAGATCTCTGAGGACGTGTATAAGGGAGTGGAACACAGCGACTCCGAGGACTCTGATAAATCCGATTCGAGTGACAGTGAGTACGCCAGCGATGAGGAACAGAAACCTAAAGTGGGCCAGCACACTGAGGCCAATGACAAGGGCGAGAAGGACCCTTCCAAGAGGGGGTCCAAAGACCCCCTGCCCCCCATCCAAAACAAGGAGGGCAAAACAGAGGGGCCGGGGCCAGCAACTGCAACGGCAACCATGGGAGATGCAGGGGTACCATCTACCCTCTCTGAATCCTTGTCGAAAGAGAAGCAGGGTGTAGAGTCAGACAAAGAGCCCCCAGAGAAAGCCAAAGCAGTCCCTGCGTCCCCAGCCCCCAGAGAGAAGCCCCAGGTGAAGCAGGAGGCCAGGCAGACCTCTCTGGtggatgactctgactctgagaGGGAGCTGGTGATTGACCTGGGGGAGGACCAGGGGGGCAGAGACCGGAAGAGGACTAGGAAAGATGCACACGCCACCAAAGATCCACCAACCAATAAGACAGACG GTAAAGCCCCCACCCCATCAAGTGGCCTTACTCCATCTCAAAACAACACAGCCCCTTCCTTAACCCCCAGTGTGAAAGATTCATCACAGTCTCCACTAGCCATCCCTCTAAACATGGTGCCCTTCACTACTGCTGCTCCCACCACCATTGGCCCCACCACCCTGGCCAGTGCCACATCAACAGCCTCCATCACAGCCTCCTCCGCCACCACAGCAGTGAAGAAACAGCGCCCTCTGCTGCCCAGGGAGACTGTCCCGGTGGTGCAGCGGGCAGTGGTGTGGAACCCCACCAACAAGTTCCAGACTTCCTCCCAGAAGTGGCACATGCAGAAGGTGCAGCGGCAGCAGCAGAATCCGCAGCCAGATACGCCTCAGCTGCAGACAGCATCACCTGGCCAGCCACAGACACAAAAATTGCCCCAAACGCCGGCATCTGCAACATCTTCATCCTCATTATCGCCAGAGCAAACTTCCCAAAGCACGCGGTACCAGACCAGGCAATCTGTCAAAG CTGTCCAGCAGAAAGACCCCCCACTCAGTACGTCCACGTCGGCTGTTACCCTGGTAACCAGTATCCCAGCCTCTGTGGCCATGATGGCAGCTCCCGGAGTAGGCAGTGGCCCCTCCACCTCCATGGCAGGGGACTTCCAGATCCCTACCGCATCAGCAGACGTAGCAGCTGACATCGCCAAGTACACTAATAAA ATAGTGGATGCAATCAAAGGGACGATGACTGAGCTGTACACCGAGCTTTCCAAAAGCACTTCAGGGAACACAATAGCAGAG ATAAGACGATTGAGAATTGAAATAGAAAAACTGCAGTGGCTTCATCAACAGGAGCTTTCAGAAATGAAGCACAATCTAG AGTTAACCATGGCTGAGATGAGGCAGAGTCTGGAGCAGGAGAGGGAGCGTCTGATGGCGGAGGTAAAGAAGCAGACAGAAGTGGAGAAACAGCAGGTGGTGGATGAGACCAAAAAGAAACAGTGGTGTGCCAACTGCAGGAAGGAGGCCATCTTCTACTGCTGCTGGAACACCAGCTACTGTGACTACCCCTGCCAGCAAGCCCACTGGCCAGAACACATGAAATCCTGCACACaatcag CGACAGCCTCACAGCAAGAGCCTGAGTCAGGGTCCACGGCAGACGGCCCAAACAAAGCCTCAGGACAGTCCAACAGTGGTCAAACTTCTCCCAGAGAAACGACAGCATCTGCCCCCACAGATAAAGACTCTAACATGGAGAAAAGCAAGGACAATGTCACTGTCAGTCTGTCCTAA